In a genomic window of Gammaproteobacteria bacterium:
- the ppk gene encoding Polyphosphate kinase: MSDSPHNHSGESPAAELSIDPRSHDLYLSRELTWLAFNRRVLHEARDPRNPVLERLKFVAIVSSNLDEFFMKRIGGLKQQVEAKVTTMGPDGRTPAQQLHDCQAMVHGLENAKYETMMEVISLLEKHGIFLRRYTELDDATKGKLREQYINNIFPLVTPLAMDPGHPFPFVSNLALNLLVTLRFPGDTETYLARVKVPVRSGIAARFLHVGESHTYVTLEDVMINNLDLLFPGMKVHSCEMFRVTRNANVERDEEQADDLLEMIESELRDRQFAPIVRLEVMRDISPVHRGMLAAELGLDEANDVYDVAGMIAPRDLMQLAMLDLPELRENTHHPIDNPRLQDPRSIFYIIRDGGPILLQHPYESFATSVERFLRTAAEDPKVMAIKMTLYRTSTNSSIIAHLINAARNGKQVAVLVEVKARFDEAANIQWVRRLEMEGIHVTYGVVGLKTHSKVILVVRKDFDRLRRYVHIGTGNYHAGTARLYTDFGMLTCDVAIGQDITELFNFLTGYSPPRSYRKLLVAPYTLKKGLLERIAREARLHQPDNPGCIQFKMNALEDQDIVEALYRASQAGVRVDLIVRDTCRLRPGVPSVSETARVQSIVGRFLEHSRIFYFRNGGNDEYYIGSADCMKRNLESRVEVVVPVEDNQLREELRLVLDMQLTDQRNSWDMQPNGDYIQRIPGEGEESRSIHERFIEFAERRSKAVAKRKRKKFRSKMLHRFMIEG; encoded by the coding sequence ATGAGCGATTCACCACACAATCATTCCGGCGAATCTCCAGCCGCTGAACTTAGCATTGATCCTCGTAGCCATGACCTGTATCTCAGTCGTGAACTAACTTGGCTGGCTTTCAATCGTCGCGTGCTTCACGAAGCACGGGATCCGCGTAATCCTGTACTAGAGCGCCTCAAGTTCGTTGCCATTGTCAGCTCGAACCTGGATGAGTTCTTCATGAAGCGTATTGGCGGTCTCAAACAACAAGTCGAGGCCAAAGTCACGACGATGGGGCCTGATGGTCGTACTCCTGCACAGCAGCTTCATGATTGTCAGGCAATGGTCCACGGCCTCGAAAACGCCAAATACGAAACCATGATGGAGGTAATAAGCCTGCTGGAAAAGCATGGTATTTTCCTGCGTCGTTATACCGAACTTGATGATGCTACCAAGGGTAAGTTGCGGGAACAGTACATTAACAATATTTTTCCGCTGGTTACGCCACTTGCCATGGATCCTGGCCATCCCTTCCCCTTTGTTTCCAATCTCGCCCTCAACTTGCTGGTGACACTACGTTTTCCTGGTGATACCGAGACTTATCTGGCGCGGGTGAAGGTTCCGGTACGGAGCGGAATTGCGGCGCGTTTTCTACATGTGGGTGAAAGCCATACCTATGTCACCCTTGAAGACGTGATGATCAACAATCTGGATCTCCTGTTTCCCGGAATGAAGGTTCATTCCTGCGAAATGTTCCGCGTGACACGTAATGCCAATGTGGAACGTGACGAGGAGCAGGCCGACGATTTGCTGGAGATGATTGAATCCGAGCTGCGTGACCGTCAATTCGCACCCATCGTGCGCCTGGAAGTGATGCGGGACATCAGCCCAGTCCATCGCGGCATGTTGGCGGCGGAATTGGGATTGGACGAAGCCAATGATGTTTACGATGTGGCAGGCATGATCGCGCCGCGCGACCTGATGCAGCTCGCCATGCTGGATCTGCCCGAGCTGCGGGAGAACACCCACCATCCCATCGATAATCCACGCTTGCAAGATCCACGCAGTATTTTTTATATCATTCGTGATGGTGGTCCAATCCTGCTTCAGCATCCTTACGAATCCTTCGCCACTTCAGTGGAACGTTTTCTGCGTACTGCCGCTGAGGATCCGAAAGTCATGGCGATCAAGATGACGCTCTATCGGACTTCGACCAATTCCAGCATTATCGCGCACTTGATTAACGCGGCGCGTAATGGCAAACAGGTGGCGGTGCTGGTGGAGGTCAAGGCGCGCTTCGACGAGGCCGCCAATATTCAATGGGTGCGGCGTCTGGAAATGGAGGGAATCCACGTCACTTACGGTGTTGTGGGCCTCAAGACCCACAGTAAGGTAATTCTAGTGGTGCGCAAGGATTTTGACCGCCTGCGCCGCTATGTTCACATCGGTACTGGTAATTACCATGCAGGAACAGCGCGCCTTTATACCGATTTTGGCATGCTCACTTGTGATGTGGCCATCGGCCAGGACATCACGGAACTTTTCAATTTTCTTACCGGCTATTCTCCCCCACGCAGTTATCGCAAACTTCTGGTCGCTCCCTATACTTTAAAGAAAGGTTTACTGGAAAGAATCGCACGCGAGGCGCGGCTACATCAGCCCGATAATCCGGGTTGCATTCAGTTCAAAATGAATGCCCTTGAGGACCAGGACATTGTCGAGGCGTTATATCGAGCCTCGCAAGCTGGAGTCAGAGTGGATCTTATCGTGCGTGATACCTGCCGCCTACGTCCTGGTGTTCCTAGTGTCAGCGAAACCGCACGGGTGCAAAGTATCGTTGGACGCTTTTTGGAACACAGCCGAATTTTTTATTTCCGCAATGGAGGTAACGACGAATACTACATTGGCTCGGCAGATTGCATGAAACGCAATCTGGAAAGCCGGGTCGAGGTGGTGGTGCCGGTGGAGGACAATCAACTCCGTGAGGAGTTACGTCTGGTTCTGGACATGCAGCTTACTGACCAACGCAATTCATGGGATATGCAACCCAACGGGGATTATATTCAACGGATACCTGGCGAGGGAGAAGAATCCAGAAGTATTCACGAGCGATTCATTGAATTCGCCGAGCGTCGTTCCAAGGCGGTGGCCAAACGCAAACGAAAAAAATTCCGCAGCAAGATGTTGCATCGCTTCATGATAGAAGGATAA
- the hemE gene encoding uroporphyrinogen decarboxylase: MSYPINDRFLRALRREPVDVTPVWMMRQAGRYLPEYRKTRERAGDFMTLCRTPELACEVTLQPLKRFSLDAAILFSDILTIPDAMGLGLTFVEGEGPRFARPLRGMHDIDALGVPDPEQELRYVIDAVRLIRHELADRVPLIGFSGSPWTLATYMMEGGSSKDFRMIKTLLYDQPEQLHRLLTILTQAVSVYLAAQVTAGAQALMIFDTWGGTLTPRDYLTFSLAPMQQVVQNLKARDPGVPVILFTKGGGAYLEAMAASGCDALGLDWTIDLGMARTRVGKRVALQGNLDPAVLYSSPTRIRARTAEVLAAYGAGNGHIFNLGHGIHPDVSPDHAAAMVEAVHDLSRAYHP, from the coding sequence ATGTCATATCCTATTAATGATCGTTTTCTGCGGGCATTGCGACGCGAACCGGTTGATGTCACTCCGGTGTGGATGATGCGCCAGGCGGGACGTTATCTGCCCGAATATCGTAAAACTCGGGAACGAGCCGGTGATTTCATGACCTTGTGCCGTACTCCTGAATTAGCTTGCGAAGTTACTTTGCAACCCTTGAAGCGTTTTTCCTTGGACGCGGCTATTCTGTTTTCGGATATTCTTACGATTCCCGACGCCATGGGGTTAGGCTTGACTTTTGTCGAGGGTGAAGGCCCGCGCTTCGCACGCCCGTTGCGCGGTATGCATGATATTGACGCACTGGGTGTCCCAGATCCCGAACAGGAATTGCGCTATGTGATCGATGCGGTGCGTCTGATTCGTCACGAATTAGCTGACCGTGTTCCGCTTATTGGTTTCTCAGGCTCTCCCTGGACGCTTGCCACATATATGATGGAAGGCGGAAGTAGTAAAGATTTTCGCATGATAAAAACCCTTCTTTACGACCAACCTGAGCAACTCCATCGTCTGTTGACAATCTTGACCCAAGCGGTGAGCGTTTATTTAGCGGCTCAGGTGACGGCGGGCGCGCAGGCGTTGATGATTTTTGATACTTGGGGGGGAACCCTTACTCCACGAGATTACTTGACGTTTTCCCTGGCTCCGATGCAACAGGTGGTACAGAACCTCAAAGCACGCGATCCTGGCGTTCCAGTGATTTTATTTACCAAAGGGGGTGGGGCGTATTTGGAGGCGATGGCCGCTAGTGGTTGCGATGCACTGGGCCTAGACTGGACCATCGACCTCGGAATGGCGCGGACACGAGTGGGGAAACGGGTAGCCCTTCAGGGGAATTTGGATCCCGCCGTTCTTTACTCTTCCCCAACGCGCATCCGCGCACGGACCGCTGAGGTGCTCGCAGCTTATGGCGCGGGAAATGGTCACATTTTTAACCTAGGCCATGGAATACATCCCGATGTATCTCCCGATCACGCGGCCGCCATGGTGGAGGCCGTCCATGACTTGAGCAGGGCCTATCACCCATGA
- a CDS encoding conserved hypothetical protein (Evidence 4 : Unknown function but conserved in other organisms) yields the protein MTVTIELWMFYTALSFLFGLLVGLYLGKHANPSVRRIKQLEVELEKTRDLLADYHERVNRHFSRTSELFDAFTRDYKSVYQHLADGCADLCDDRAPRLSLEVPAQRISPDRSVPPTPVADNSLRATPPS from the coding sequence ATGACTGTTACCATCGAATTATGGATGTTTTACACCGCATTATCCTTCCTGTTTGGACTGTTAGTTGGCTTGTATCTTGGAAAACATGCCAATCCCTCGGTACGCCGCATCAAGCAACTAGAAGTGGAGCTTGAAAAGACTCGTGATCTGTTGGCGGATTATCACGAACGGGTAAATCGTCATTTCTCCCGCACATCGGAATTATTCGATGCCTTCACTAGGGATTACAAATCGGTTTATCAGCATTTGGCGGACGGCTGCGCTGATCTGTGCGATGATCGGGCACCACGTTTATCCCTAGAGGTTCCGGCGCAACGTATCTCTCCTGATCGTTCGGTTCCACCCACTCCTGTTGCGGACAATTCCTTGCGCGCCACTCCTCCCTCCTAG